Proteins co-encoded in one Ooceraea biroi isolate clonal line C1 chromosome 9, Obir_v5.4, whole genome shotgun sequence genomic window:
- the LOC113562649 gene encoding uncharacterized protein LOC113562649 produces MQFNPRNVIILLFTAATFNLPQTPVTNEEMEVKEKIENMLQKMYEDKYEIEEEDSLDFENSFDIPETEPVAEKEENENEITYVKEMICVNDDIPIEYKRNAVEFWKPVNSIKTKPLESVKHRFRKVTSLRQLRRWQEQVNRGGTRLQKLKEIASYTLEKFKEGLEKGVIIHDTDITRWALKAQQEINAPGFTASIGWVKRFKLAHNIVSRKITKFVTKKTLQSKKI; encoded by the coding sequence atgCAATTCAATCCGAGAAACGTCATAATACTGCTGTTTACTGCTGCTACTTTTAATTTGCCACAAACTCCTGTTACAAATGAGGAAATGgaagtaaaagagaaaatagaaaacatgCTGCAAAAAATGTACGAGGATAAATACGAAATTGAAGAAGAAGATTCTCTTGATTTTGAAAATTCATTTGATATACCTGAAACAGAACCAGTagcagagaaagaagaaaatgaaaacgaaATAACATATGTAAAGGAAATGATATGTGTAAATGATGATATTCcaattgaatataaaagaaatgctGTTGAGTTTTGGAAACCTGTTAATTCAATTAAGACAAAACCTCTCGAGTCTGTGAAACATAGATTTCGGAAAGTTACATCCTTACGTCAATTACGAAGATGGCAAGAACAAGTGAATAGAGGTGGAACTAGATTGCagaagctgaaagaaattgcaTCATATACATTAGAGAAATTCAAAGAAGGTCTTGAGAAAGGAGTAATTATTCACGACACTGATATTACTCGATGGGCCCTGAAAGCGCAACAGGAAATAAATGCACCAGGATTTACAGCATCAATTGGATGGgtaaaaagatttaagctaGCACATAATATTGTTTCccgaaaaattacaaaatttgttacaaaaaaGACTTTGCAATCAAAGAAAATCTGA